Proteins encoded by one window of Haliotis asinina isolate JCU_RB_2024 chromosome 6, JCU_Hal_asi_v2, whole genome shotgun sequence:
- the LOC137288143 gene encoding uncharacterized protein — MERPVYFLQSEVARLVLGYLKESSHPLTYKSFLKECKYLAEYAAMLKEGIEYPTAIMGISLCQMLNEYAELKLKAQETGMYAIDMAAAWKQFDAVTRLIKKKTKTQALKTASYQQGRRTQHRVDKAPCRKDTGDVESTHDLNRVSVSLKKIHLCPSSSGVSVGSYISEMTPGGDNVATVTKPNTDKPGTKKRTAKRRTPVQKRVSRMRRTTRSSATLESVINTQGISDSDSDAVDNVVDVSGSMDMSENIDVPGNMDVSGSIDVTRNMDESGSGLLINSQTSGVMQQSTSDPKDILNIGMFQNSSSRSDALLNKSTNLHRSVAVHNEGMKEKVNDEEDVVELEVDQLPDLEQVQQTDQHADSFSHNMAEESPVKMSVVNQCQTTPLKTLSICSETCDVIGRSPRRRKHQPKRRNDNQSLRPTDKDGGVAPSEQRDSSGSESSKEQPNLQADPFPMLLEKIMNDTKLHERLAETINKSRFAEPPQASCRKPVSTSTIVDDFFGSPVPQHLSEDTIDGIIHMAKSDPLFDSLINIFETEGNKVPGTTAGAHGETSTMSEHIGDPDGCMVELSQDGFTAAESQPATSHPSSALVPSSSSSPPHTNSQDIPSTPGPAPSPCPSISASPCASLTSPCPSVCSMTSGTGSPGQVPLKKKRRIKPIPCKPVTSALPVFSSPVMHPLSPAQTPEACSPAPSTHLQQVSSPCIPPAPHGQSGLMSPPLSVSAHRSRTPAHVPQQSPSACVESRGMGMSSSPPQSSSMGQSPGTQIAPSQDVQHYQPSETPFESPQYQTDPSHMSLQGIHHSTPAPCVDPITSRPNSHPCVATSAHTTVLQTSFQTSQPLHQNGPVSQTPSLDPTVSSVKMQSQAVVLSSQQVTSFPGNGVQINIAENGVIKTYSMDETNGGLQLLPTNSLPNVSVINSSPPVVVPSPVMANTSCCPRPVTVNPPVSTSVLTKTTSGNILNSIASCPSAVYVTQPVVTPSSVVGTNSPTSHPQSSEISLVSSVLVSQSSTVNHQSSCVQHQSSVPLVMSSGSVQPQSSKAPLVSSVIIPMSSEALSHSLSVPALSTSAYSPSTMEDSLHTVTALPGSIQAVRQHSPSPALTVSEPCPSSQGSLPTAISSALLCTNSQMSFDLLGENTLSDFVLPVKPAEDQVETVVLTDTNISLPNVVVNDQIYDMTMSPNGKQLILKNPRPINDSQTSSYQPVTVVPSSIPQIRPKMTPVKAGSQNSVMVSPKLPATSPRLSKLQQIVKQSISPKFKTSCKPNILSRSPRQTKTVTLPSDGYFVSPNQEKTVTVLNTSEITADDQYIAIPLGRIVEENHKRSLSFDKRPPTDGVSNGKAEPPKSKPLSKSLPYKRPIKSKIRMGDRKPYPKVNGASVMNVEIGYPTGKSSCVMSLISGDKEAHHKLKPKKKVINTKPDKEQMSLTEGNADGSAAVKQPPRSKANNLPQTNKEGSNGTSSPPGVNLPVRVFENKQLEGSRGESPTRFQKFVPLTQTSSPSVQISSLSQSPGFSAKGTITTTVGGRRYNCSDKQSVVREMNGPCGLFSSEDSNLSSASSIMTAASDPGPLRGGMLKMSSRRREVVARTLSIIPECNLQGKMKGSRKRSGSNVSLDNLSGSARKKQKQPNLSKLNVDDFLAKIHRQ, encoded by the exons ATGGAGCGCCCTGTTTATTTCTTGCAGTCAGAGGTAGCACGGCTCGTCTTAG GGTACCTGAAGGAGAGCTCTCACCCACTGACATACAAGAGTTTCCTGAAGGAGTGCAAGTACCTGGCTGAATATGCGGCCATGTTGAAGGAAGGCATTGAGTATCCCACTGCCATCATGGGAATCTCACTGTGTCAGATGCTTAATGAATATGCGGAACTTAAACTGAAAG CACAAGAGACAGGAATGTATGCCATTGATATGGCTGCAGCCTGGAAACAGTTTGACGCAGTGACGCGACTTATtaagaagaagacaaaaacACAAGCACTTAAAACTGCAAGCTATCAACAAGGCCGGCGGACCCAGCATCGAGTTGATAAAGCTCCATGTCGGAAAGATACTGGCGATGTGGAAAGCACACATGACCTCAACAGGGTTTCTGTCAGCTtgaagaaaatacatttatgCCCCTCGTCTTCTGGTGTCAGTGTTGGTAGTTACATCTCTGAGATGACACCAGGTGGGGACAATGTCGCAACAGTaacaaaaccaaacacagataAACCCGGGACTAAGAAAAGGACAGCTAAACGTAGAACACCTGTGCAGAAGAGAGTGTCGCGTATGCGGCGGACTACAAGAAGTAGTGCTACATTAGAGTCTGTGATAAATACTCAGGGGATATCGGACAGTGACTCAGATGCTGTAGACAATGTAGTTGATGTGTCAGGGAGTATGGATATGTCAGAGAATATAGATGTGCCAGGGAATATGGATGTGTCGGGAAGTATCGATGTGACAAGGAATATGGATGAGTCAGGGAGTGGGTTATTAATAAATTCACAAACATCGGGTGTAATGCAACAGTCCACATCAGATCCGAAAGATATACTTAACATAGGAATGTTTCAGAACAGTTCAAGTAGAAGTGACGCATTACTGAATAAAAGCACTAACTTGCACCGTAGCGTAGCTGTGCATAATGAAGGCATGAAAGAAAAGGTTAACGATGAAGAAGATGTTGTTGAACTAGAAGTGGATCAGCTGCCAGACCTCGAACAGGTTCAGCAGACAGACCAACATGCTGATTCATTTTCACATAATATGG CTGAGGAAAGCCCTGTTAAAATGTCAGTGGTTAACCAGTGTCAGACTACTCCTCTCAAGACACTGTCTATATGTTCGGAGACCTGTGATGTGATTGGACGATCTCCTCGGAGGAGAAA GCACCAGCCAAAGAGACGAAATGACAACCAGTCACTCCGACCCACAGATAAAGATGGAGGAGTTGCCCCATCAGAGCAGAGGGACAGTTCTGGGAGTGAAAGCAGCAAGGAGCAGCCCAATCTCCAAGCTGATCCTTTCCCT aTGTTGCTGGAAAAGATCATGAACGACACCAAGCTTCATGAACGTCTAGCTGAAACCATCAACAAGAGCAGATTTGCAGAGCCCCCTCAAGCTTCCTGCCGTAAACCTGTTTCAACCAGCACTATCGTTGATGACTTTTTTGGATCACCT GTACCCCAACATCTGTCTGAAGACACTATAGATGGTATCATCCACATGGCAAAAAGTGACCCACTCTTTGACTCTCTGATCAATATATTTG AGACCGAGGGTAACAAAGTTCCAGGTACAACTGCTGGGGCTCATGGCGAGACTTCTACTATGTCAGAACACATAGGAG ACCCTGATGGCTGCATGGTAGAGCTGAGTCAGGATGGCTTCACAGCAGCAGAGTCCCAACCTGCTACGTCACATCCTTCATCGGCGCTTGTTCCATCCTCCTCCTCTTCACCCCCACATACCAACTCCCAGGATATTCCCAGTACCCCAGGACCAGCCCCTAGTCCATGTCCTAGCATCAGTGCCAGTCCCTGTGCAAGTTTGACCAGTCCATGCCCAAGTGTGTGCAGCATGACTTCAGGCACAGGAAGTCCGGGGCAGGTTCCCTTAAAGAAGAAACGGAGAATTAAACCCATCCCATGTAAACCAGTCACATCAG CATTGCCTGTGTTCTCCTCGCCTGTGATGCACCCATTGTCGCCAGCACAGACCCCAGAAGCTTGCTCCCCAGCCCCATCAACACACCTCCAGCAGGTGTCCTCTCCCTGCATACCACCAGCGCCACATGGACAGTCAGGCCTTATGTCCCCACCACTGTCGGTGTCAGCGCACAGGTCACGAACACCAGCCCATGTTCCGCAACAGTCTCCATCAGCGTGTGTGGAGTCTCGAGGAATGGGCATGTCGTCTTCCCCACCTCAGTCATCCAGCATGGGTCAGTCACCAGGAACACAAATAGCTCCATCCCAGGATGTACAGCATTATCAGCCTTCTGAGACACCATTTGAGTCCCCTCAGTACCAGACAGACCCAAGTCATATGTCACTGCAGGGGATACATCACAGCACCCCAGCTCCATGTGTTGATCCCATAACCAGTCGTCCAAACTCTCATCCCTGTGTAGCTACTTCTGCTCATACAACTGTACTTCAGACGTCATTTCAGACATCACAACCATTACATCAAAATGGCCCAGTATCGCAGACCCCATCCTTGGATCCAACTGTGTCAAGTGTGAAAATGCAGTCCCAAGCAGTGGTGTTGTCCAGTCAGCAGGTGACTTCCTTTCCAGGAAATGGTGTACAAATAAACATTGCAGAGAATGGTGTTATTAAAACTTATTCCATGGATGAGACCAATGGAGGTCTACAGCTTCTACCAACAAACAGTCTTCCAAATGTTTCTGTGATTAACTCAAGTCCTCCTGTTGTGGTGCCATCACCAGTTATGGCGAACACCAGCTGTTGTCCTCGTCCTGTAACTGTTAATCCTCCCGTGTCTACCTCTGTTCTGACAAAGACCACAAGTGGTAATATCCTGAACAGTATTGCTTCTTGTCCTTCAGCTGTCTATGTGACACAACCAGTTGTGACCCCATCCTCTGTTGTCGGCACAAACTCCCCCACTTCTCATCCACAGTCCTCTGAAATCTCCCTGGTTTCCTCAGTCCTTGTCTCCCAGTCCTCTACAGTTAACCACCAATCATCTTGTGTTCAGCATCAGTCCTCTGTTCCTCTTGTCATGTCCTCTGGTAGTGTTCAGCCCCAGTCCTCTAAAGCCCCCTTAGTGTCCTCAGTCATCATCCCCATGTCCTCTGAAGCTTTGTCCCACAGCTTGTCTGTCCCAGCCCTGTCCACATCTGCCTACAGTCCATCTACTATGGAGGACAGTCTTCATACAGTGACTGCATTACCAGGGAGCATCCAGGCAGTACGACAACACAGTCCTTCACCAGCATTGACTGTGTCAGAGCCCTGCCCATCATCTCAAGGCAGCCTCCCGACCGCCATCTCTAGTGCTCTACTCTGCACTAACTCACAGATGAGTTTTGACCTTCTGGGAGAGAACACGCTGTCAGACTTTGTCCTGCCCGTCAAACCAGCAGAAGACCAGGTGGAGACAGTTGTCCTCACAGACACCAATATAAGTCTGCCTAATGTTGTGGTGAATGATCAGatatatgacatgacaatgTCTCCTAATGGCAAACAGTTAATTCTGAAGAACCCCAGGCCCATAAATGACTCTCAAACAAGCTCATACCAACCTGTGACTGTTGTGCCGTCAAGTATTCCTCAAATCCGCCCCAAGATGACACCTGTGAAAGCTGGAAGCCAAAACTCTGTAATGGTGTCACCTAAACTTCCTGCAACATCTCCTAGACTCTCAAAGTTGcaacaaattgttaaacaaTCTATATCACCCAAATTTAAGACTTCATGCAAGCCAAATATTTTAAGCAGAAGTCCTAGGCAGACAAAGACTGTAACCTTACCATCTGATGGCTATTTTGTTAGCCCAAACCAGGAGAAAACCGTAACAGTGTTGAACACATCTGAGATAACTGCAGATGATCAGTATATAGCAATTCCTTTGGGGCGAATAGTGGAAGAGAATCACAAGAGATCTCTCAGTTTTGATAAACGACCCCCTACAGATGGTGTTTCAAATGGAAAAGCAGAACCACCTAAATCCAAGCCTTTGTCAAAGTCCTTGCCTTATAAACGACCCATTAAATCCAAAATAAGGATGGGCGACCGTAAACCATATCCCAAAGTGAATGGTGCTTCGGTAATGAATGTTGAGATTGGATACCCCACTGGCAAATCATCATGTGTAATGAGTTTAATATCAGGGGATAAAGAGGCTCATCACAAATTAAAACCAAAGAAAAAGGTGATAAATACTAAACCAGATAAAGAGCAAATGTCTTTGACTGAAGGAAATGCTGATGGTAGTGCTGCAGTAAAACAACCACCAAGGTCAAAAGCAAACAATTTACCGCAGACAAACAAAGAGGGGAGCAATGGTACCTCCTCACCTCCTGGTGTTAACCTACCTGTCAGAGTATTTGAGAATAAACAGTTGGAAGGATCTAGAGGAGAGTCTCCAACAAGGTTCCAGAAATTTGTACCGCTCACCCAGACTTCCAGCCCAAGTGTGCAGATCAGTTCACTTAGCCAGTCTCCAGGCTTTTCAGCCAAGGGAACGATCACAACAACAGTTGGTGGAAGAAGATATAACTGTTCAGATAAACAGTCAGTCGTAAGGGAGATGAATGGACCCTGTGGTTTGTTTTCGTCTGAAGACAGTAACCTATCCAGTGCAAGTTCCATTATGACAGCAGCATCAGATCCTGGCCCACTGAGAGGTGGGATGCTCAAGATGTCATCCAGACGGAGAGAGGTTGTAGCACGCACACTGTCAATCATCCCGGAATGTAATCTACAGGGCAAAATGAAAGGCAGCAGGAAACGGTCAGGCAGCAATGTCTCTCTTGAT AATCTCTCTGGTAGTGCTCGAAAG AAACAGAAGCAGCCCAACCTGTCCAAGCTTAATGTAGATGATTTCTTGGCCAAGATCCACCGGCAATGA
- the LOC137288146 gene encoding peroxisomal targeting signal 2 receptor-like, with translation MTVTFRTQSRHGYSVKFSPYFPNRLACSSSQYYGIAGCGTLFVLELRPDHLVVLRTFDWSDGLFDVAWSESNENVLVTASGDGSLLVWDVLQEQGPLKAFKEHTKEVNSVDWSLTRGENLVVTGSWDTLIKIWDLHSAQSLVTFRGHDSIVYSAGWSPHVPACFASVSGDQTLRVWDARKPNFPTRVVPAHSGEILTCDWCKYDQNVLFTGGVDGLIRGWDIRNTQQQVCELRGHQYAIRRIRTSPFMATKLISCSYDFTTRIWDYTRPEALEVIEHHTEFVYGLDFNLHVPGQIADCGWDELLHVFRPQSCIPAP, from the exons ATGACGGTGACATTTAGGACACAATCCCGCCATGGATACTCTGTAAAATTTTCACCATACTTTCCCAACAGGCTAGCCTGTTCGTCCTCTCAGTATTATGGCATTGCAG GGTGTGGAACACTGTTTGTATTAGAACTGAGACCAGACCATTTAGTGGTACTTCGTACATTTGACTGGAGTGATGGCTTGTTTGATGTGGCTTGGTCAGAGAGCAATGAGAATGTGCTGGTGACAGCAAGTGGAGATGGGAGCCTCCTTGTCTGGGATGTCCTGCAGGAACAG GGTCCATTGAAAGCATTCAAGGAGCATACCAAGGAG GTTAATTCTGTTGACTGGAGTCTGACTCGTGGTGAGAACCTTGTGGTGACAGGATCATGGGATACGCTGATCAAAATT TGGGACTTGCATTCTGCCCAGTCTCTTGTGACCTTCAGAGGTCATGATTCCATCGTCTACTCTGCTGGGTGGTCGCCACATGTACCAGCATGTTTTGCCTCAGTGTCAG GGGACCAAACCTTGAGAGTGTGGGATGCTCGTAAACCAAACTTCCCAACTCGTGTTGTACCTGCTCACAGTGGTGAGATTCTCACGTGTGATTGGTGCAAATACGATCAG AATGTTCTCTTCACTGGCGGCGTGGATGGACTGATACGAGGCTGGGATATCAGGAATACCCAGCAGCAAGTGTGCGAGCTACGTGGACACCAGTATGCCATCAGGAGAATCAGG ACTTCACCGTTCATGGCGACCAAGCTCATCTCCTGCTCATATGACTTCACAACTCG GATCTGGGACTATACTCGTCCCGAGGCCCTGGAGGTGATTGAACACCACACAGAGTTTGTGTATGGCCTGGATTTCAACCTGCATGTTCCTGGACAG ATAGCAGACTGTGGGTGGGATGAGCTTCTGCATGTGTTTCGCCCCCAGTCCTGTATCCCAGCACCCTGA